In the Orenia marismortui DSM 5156 genome, one interval contains:
- a CDS encoding P-II family nitrogen regulator: MKMVRSIVRPEKVDEILAELSDAGFPAVTKIDVAGRGKQRGVKVGDIHYDELPKEMLLTVARDEDVDDLVKIIIKTAKTGEGNFGDGKIFISEVEEAYTISTGKKGL; encoded by the coding sequence ATGAAGATGGTAAGATCAATTGTAAGACCTGAGAAGGTTGATGAAATTTTAGCAGAATTAAGTGATGCAGGGTTTCCAGCTGTTACTAAGATAGATGTAGCTGGTAGAGGTAAACAACGAGGGGTTAAAGTTGGTGATATCCATTATGATGAATTACCTAAAGAGATGTTACTTACAGTTGCAAGAGATGAAGATGTGGATGATTTAGTTAAGATTATTATCAAGACTGCTAAAACAGGAGAAGGTAACTTTGGGGATGGAAAGATATTTATAAGTGAAGTTGAAGAAGCTTATACAATTAGTACTGGTAAAAAAGGTTTATAA
- the nifD gene encoding nitrogenase molybdenum-iron protein alpha chain, producing MIDKNLLDNLLDVYPGKSMKNRKEHMMIKDSSQEKQQIKANTRTIPGIMTNRGCAYAGCKGVVVGPIKDMIHIVHGPIGCSYYAWGTRRNKARVDKGAKNFINYSFSTDMQDPDIVFGGEKKLKQAIKEAVEIFDPEAISISATCPVGLIGDDINAVAKEAQKEYGIPVLAFSCEGYKGVSQSAGHHIANNKFMSELIGNREREVKKYSVNILGEYNIGGDAWEIDRIFEKIGYEIVSTMTGDGSFKDIQAAHGANLNLVMCHRSINYIAEMFEEKYGIPWLKVNFIGPKAMVKTLRNMAKYFDDEELIQRTEEVIAEELAEIEEPLARYRKLCQGNTAFLFVGGSRAHHYQNLFKEIGIEPVLAAYEFAHRDDFEGREIIPEIEKTADDRNIPDLEVSKDEARYRLRLSKERYEKLKEEMPLAEYEGLIADMEDGKIIIDDLNHYETEVLLKALKPAVFGSGIKDKYVAQKMGVFSKQLHSYDYSGPYAGFKGAVNFARDISAGINTPTWNYITAPWKNEPEIEAELGGAS from the coding sequence ATGATAGATAAGAATTTATTAGATAATCTATTGGATGTTTATCCAGGTAAGTCGATGAAGAACAGGAAAGAACATATGATGATAAAAGATTCTAGTCAGGAGAAGCAACAGATTAAAGCTAATACTAGAACAATACCAGGTATTATGACTAATAGAGGTTGTGCTTACGCTGGATGTAAAGGTGTGGTTGTAGGACCGATTAAGGATATGATCCATATTGTTCATGGGCCAATTGGTTGTTCTTATTATGCTTGGGGAACAAGAAGAAATAAGGCTAGAGTAGATAAAGGTGCTAAGAACTTTATCAACTATTCTTTTTCTACTGATATGCAGGATCCTGATATTGTGTTTGGGGGAGAAAAGAAGCTAAAACAAGCGATTAAAGAAGCAGTAGAGATCTTTGATCCTGAGGCAATTAGTATTAGTGCTACCTGTCCAGTAGGATTAATTGGTGATGATATCAATGCTGTGGCTAAAGAAGCTCAAAAAGAGTATGGCATACCAGTATTAGCTTTCAGTTGTGAAGGTTATAAAGGTGTAAGTCAATCTGCAGGACATCATATTGCTAATAATAAGTTTATGTCAGAGTTAATAGGTAATAGAGAGCGAGAAGTTAAGAAATATTCCGTTAATATTTTAGGTGAGTATAATATTGGTGGAGATGCTTGGGAGATAGATAGAATCTTTGAAAAGATTGGTTATGAGATAGTTTCTACTATGACTGGTGATGGTAGTTTTAAAGATATTCAAGCTGCTCATGGAGCTAATTTGAATCTTGTAATGTGCCATCGATCAATTAACTATATTGCTGAAATGTTTGAGGAGAAATATGGTATTCCGTGGTTAAAGGTTAACTTTATTGGTCCTAAAGCTATGGTGAAAACTTTAAGAAATATGGCCAAGTACTTTGATGATGAAGAGTTAATTCAAAGGACAGAAGAGGTTATTGCTGAAGAATTGGCAGAGATTGAAGAGCCATTGGCTAGGTATAGAAAGTTATGTCAAGGAAATACTGCCTTTTTATTTGTTGGTGGTTCAAGAGCTCATCATTATCAAAATTTATTTAAAGAGATTGGTATTGAACCTGTATTAGCAGCTTATGAATTTGCTCATCGTGATGACTTTGAAGGAAGAGAAATTATTCCAGAAATTGAGAAGACTGCTGATGATCGGAATATTCCTGATTTAGAAGTTAGCAAAGATGAGGCTCGTTATAGATTAAGATTATCTAAAGAGAGATATGAAAAATTAAAAGAAGAGATGCCATTAGCTGAGTATGAAGGTTTGATTGCAGATATGGAAGATGGAAAGATTATTATAGATGATTTAAACCATTATGAAACTGAAGTTTTGCTTAAAGCTTTAAAACCAGCTGTTTTTGGTTCTGGAATTAAGGATAAATATGTAGCCCAAAAGATGGGTGTATTCTCAAAACAGTTACACAGTTATGACTATAGTGGACCTTATGCTGGCTTTAAGGGAGCTGTTAATTTTGCTAGGGATATTTCAGCTGGAATTAATACTCCTACTTGGAATTATATCACAGCTCCATGGAAGAATGAACCAGAAATAGAAGCTGAATTAGGGGGTGCAAGTTAA
- a CDS encoding P-II family nitrogen regulator translates to MKEVMAIVRMNMINKTKKALSAAGFDSMTCRKVYGRGKKKVDYELINSLLSGGQIESPEVAEAVSEGHRLVPKRLLTLIVNDDEAEKVINTIISVNKSANAGDGKIFLIPVSNAIRVRTSEMGEEAI, encoded by the coding sequence ATGAAAGAAGTTATGGCTATTGTTCGGATGAACATGATTAATAAGACCAAAAAAGCTCTTTCGGCAGCAGGTTTTGATTCAATGACTTGCCGTAAAGTTTATGGTAGAGGTAAGAAGAAGGTTGATTATGAATTAATTAATTCATTATTATCTGGGGGGCAGATAGAGTCTCCAGAAGTAGCAGAAGCAGTATCTGAAGGACATCGTTTGGTGCCAAAAAGATTATTAACTTTAATAGTTAATGATGATGAAGCAGAGAAGGTTATTAATACTATTATTAGTGTTAATAAAAGTGCTAATGCAGGTGATGGCAAGATATTTCTTATCCCTGTAAGTAATGCAATAAGAGTAAGAACATCAGAGATGGGAGAAGAGGCTATATAA